AGGGTCGGTGGCGGCCGGTGCGGGAGGGGACGGTGGGGCGATGGGGATCAGTGGCAGAGCCGCGCCTCGTGCTCCGCGTGACCGCCGGGCTCCAGCTGGAAGGTGCAGTGCTCCATGTCGAAGTGGCCGCCGAGGCAGCCCTGGAGCTCGTGCAGCATCTTCTCGTGGCCGATGCCGTTCAGCACCTCGGAGCTGACCACCACGTGCGCGGAGACCACCGGCAGGCCCGAGGTGATCGTCCAGGCGTGCAGGTCGTGCACGTCCTCCACGCCGTCCAGGGCCAGGATGTGCGCCCGCACCTCCGCCATGTCGACGTTCTTCGGCGCCGCCTCCAGCAGCACGTCCAGCGTCTCGCGCAGCAGCTTCAGGGTGCGCGGCACGATCATCAGGCCGATCGCGAGCGAGGCGATCGGGTCCGCCGCCTGCCAGCCCGTGGTGAGGATCACGGTCGCCGAGACCAGCACCGCCACCGAGCCGAGCGCGTCCGCGGCCACCTCCAGGAAGGCGCCGCGCACGTTCAGGCTCTCCTTCTGCCCGCGCATCAGCAGGACCAGCGAGACCGAGTTGCCGACGAGGCCCACCAGACCGAACACGATCATCAGCCCGCCCCGGGTGTCCGCGGGCGTGACGAACCGCTGCACCGCCTCGACCAGGACGTATCCGCCCACGCACAGCAGCAGCAGGCAGTTGGCCAGGGCGGCGAGGATCTCGGCGCGCGCGAAGCCGAAGGTCCGGTTGGTGGTCGGCGGCCGGTTCGCGAAGTGGATGGCCAGCAGCGCCATGCACAGGCCCACCGCGTCGGTCGCCATGTGGGCGGCGTCCGCGATCAGCGCCAGCGAGTCCGCCAGCAGACCGCCGACGATCTCCACCACCATGATCGTCAGTGTGATGCCCAGCGCCGCGCGCAGCCGGCCGCGATAGGCGGCCGCGGCCGTACCGGTGGGCGGCGCGTGGGTGTGCGCGTGCCCGTGGTCGTGCCCTGCCCCCATGTGATGACCGCCTTCCGTGTCGCGCCCGGGGCTTCAGTGAACTACGGGCGGGGGGTACCGGGCAACGCGGCACTGAACACCGTTGTCATCTGCCTGACCTGCGCAAACGATCCCCTGGTCAGCGGCCCGGGCGCTACCGGCCGTGCAGCAGCCGCCAGCCCTCCCAGGCCGACGCCACCATCTCCCGCACCCCGCGCCGGGCCCGCCAGCCCAGCGCCTCGGCGGCCCGCTCGGCCGACGCCACCGCGCGCGGCGCGTCCCCGGGACGGCGTGCCTCGACCAGGGGTGGCCGCCGGTCGCCGGTCACCTCGCCGATCACCGCGATCAGCTCGCGCACGGAGACGCCCTCGCCGCGCCCGATGTTCAGGGTGAGGTCCCCCGTGACGTCGCCGGCGTCGAGCCGCCGGGCCGCGGCGAGATGCGCCTCGGCCAGGTCGGCGACATGGATGTAGTCCCGGACACAGGTGCCGTCCGGGGTCGGGTAGTCGTCCCCGAAGATCCGCGGGGCCTCGCCCCGGGTGAGCCGGTCGAAGACCATCGGCACGATGTTGAACACCCCCGTGTCGGCCAGCTCCGGGGCGGCCGCGCCCGCCACGTTGAAGTAGCGCAGGCAGACCGTGGAGATGCCGTGGGCCGCGCCCGCCGCCCGTACCAGCCACTCGCCGGCGAGCTTGGTCTCGCCGTAGGGGTTCACCGGCGCGCACGGGGTGTCCTCGGTGATCAGGACGGTGCCCGGGTCGCCGTAGACGGCCGCCGACGAGGAGAACACCAGCCGGCGCACGCCCGCCCCGGCCACCGCGTCCAGGAGCGTGGCGAGCCCGCCCACGTTCTCCCGGTAGTAGCGGGTGGGCTCCGCCACGGACTCGGCGACCTGCTTGCGCGCCGCGAGGTGGACCACCCCGGTCACGCCGTGCTCCGTGACCACCCGCCGCAGCAGGTCGCCGTCGAGGGTCGACCCCTGGACCAGCGGGACGTCCGCCGGGAGCCGCGCGGGCACGGCGGCCGACAGGTCGTCCAGCGCCACGACGCTCTCCCCGGCGTCCGCCATGGCCCGCGCCACGTGCGCCCCGATGTATCCGGCTCCGCCGGTGATCAGCCACGTCATGGTCGTCCACCCTATGCGGAGCGCTCCGGCTGTCCCGCATGCCCGGGGATGCCCGGGTCTGCGGGGGCGGGCCGAACCCCGCGGTTTGTCGGGCGGCCCCCGATCCCCGATGATGATCGCGGCGAAGGCCGGGACAGACGCCGGGGGCCGGGCCGTGAACGGCCGGTGAACACGGGCTTCCGGTCATCCGATAGCCTTCGCCGACATGCCGCCCGGGTGCCGCAGGCAAGGCGCCCCACCACGCAGAAGATCCGGCGCCGTCACGCCGGCACCCAGGGAGTGAGTTCGGTTGTCGACCGCCATCGTCACCGGTCAGCCGGTCCCCGGATCGTCCCTCGAGAACGATCTGCGGTCCCTCGGCTTCGACGTGCTGATGGCCGCCGACGCCGCCGAGGCCGAGGCGCGGCTCGCCGCCGTCCCGGCCGACCGGCGGGTGGCCCTGGTCGACGCCCGCTTCGTCGGCCACCCGCACGCCCTGCGCCTCGGCCTGACCGACCCCCGCTTCCCGCTCGCCGCCGTCCCGGGCGCCGTCACCGCCCAGCCGGCCGCCCGGCAGGCGCTGACCCACGCCCTGGTCCGTGAGACCGCCGGCAGCGGCGCGCCCGGCGTCGAGGCCGTCGCCGACGGCGTCCCCGACCGGGTCACCGGCGCCCTCGGCACCGACGGCGCCGAGATCCACCGGCCCGAGCTGGGCAGCCTGGTCGCCGTCGTCCCGGCCGACCCGCAGACCCGCAACGAGGCACGGCAGGCCGTCGCCGCCGTCGACGACGAGGCCGTACGCCTGAAGTCGGCCGTGAAGTCCCGCGACGGCTTCTTCACCACGTTCTTCATCAGCCCGTACTCGCGCTACCTCGCCCGCTGGTGCGCCCGCCGCGGCCTGACCCCCAACCAGGTCACCACGGCCTCGCTGCTCACCGCCCTGATAGCGGCCGGCTGCGCCGCCACCGGCACCCGCGCCGGCTTCGTCGCGGCCGGCGTGCTGCTCATCGCCTCCTTCGTGCTGGACTGCACCGACGGCCAGCTCGCCCGCTACGCCCTGAAGTACTCCACGCTCGGCGCCTGGCTCGACGCCACCTTCGACCGGGCCAAGGAGTACGCCTACTACGCCGGCCTCGCCCTCGGCGCGGCCCGCGGCGGCGACGACGTGTGGGCCCTCGCCCTCGGCGCCATGGTCCTCCAGACGTGCCGGCACGTCGTGGACTTCTCCTTCAACGAGGCCAACCACGACGCCACCGCCAACACCAGCCCCACCGCCGCCCTCTCCGGCCGGCTCGACAGCGTCGGCTGGACGGTCTGGGTGCGCCGCATGATCGTGCTCCCCATCGGCGAGCGCTGGGCCATGATCGCCGTCCTGACCGCGGCCACCACGCCCCGCGTCACCTTCTACGTGCTGCTCGCCGGCTGCGCCTTCGCGGCGACGTACACCACGGCGGGCCGCGTGCTGCGGTCGCTGACCCGCAAGGCCCGGCGCACCGACCGCGCGGCCCTCGCCCTCGCCGACCTGGCCGACACCGGCCCGCTCGCCGACGTGGCACGGCGCGTGCTCGGCGGCCGGGGCCTGCCCGGCCTCGCGGTGCCCGTCGCGGCTCTGCTGGGCGGCGCCGCCGTCGTGGCCTGCTCGGCCCTGACCGGCTACGGCAGCGTGCTGCCGGTCGCCGGCGCCCTCGTCTACGTCCTCGCCTCGGCGCTCGCCGTCGCCCGCCCGCTCAAGGGCGCCCTCGACTGGCTGGTCCCGCCCTTCTTCCGGGCCGCCGAGTACGGCACGGTGCTCGCCCTCGCGGCGAAAGCGGGGGTGAACGGAGCCCTTCCCGCGGCTTTCGGGCTGGTGGCCGCCGTCGCCTACCATCACTACGACACGGTGTACCGCATCCGCGGGAACGCCGGAGCGCCCCCGGCCTGGCTGGTGCGCGCCATCGGGGGGCAGGAAGGACGGACGCTGCTCGTCACCGTCCTGGCCGCGCTGCTCACCGCCTCGCAGTTCAAGGTCGCGCTCACGGTCCTCGCCGTGGCCGTCGCCCTGGTGGTGCTCGCCGAGAGCATCCGCTTCTGGGTGTCCGCTGGGGCGCCCGCCGTACACGACGAAGGAGAAACCGCATGATCGGCCTCGTGCTGGCGGCCGGCGCCGGACGCCGTCTGCGCCCCTACACCGACACCCTGCCCAAGGCCCTGGTGCCGGTGGGTCCCGAGGGCGTGGAGGGCGAGCCGACCGTCCTGGACCTGACGCTCGGCAACTTCGCCGAGATCGGCCTGACCGAGGTCGCGGTCATCGTCGGCTACCGCAAGGAGGCCGTCTACGAGCGCAAGGCGGCCCTGGAGCAGAAGTACGGCCTGAAGCTCACCCTCATCGACAACGACAAGGCCGAGGAGTGGAACAACGCCTACTCCCTGTGGTGCGGCCGTGACGCCCTCAAGGACGGCGTGATCCTCGCCAACGGCGACACCGTGCACCCGGTCTCCGTCGAGAAGACCCTGCTCGCCGCCCGCGGCGAGGGCAAGCGGATCATCCTCGCGCTGGACACCGTGAAGTCCCTCGCCGACGAGGAGATGAAGGTCGTCGTGGACCCCGAGAAGGGCGTCCAGAAGATCACCAAGCTGATGGACCCGGCCGAGGCCACCGGCGAGTACATCGGGGTCACCCTGATCGAGGGCGAGGCTGCTCCGGACCTGGCCGACGCGCTGAAGACGGTCTTCGAGACCGACCCGCAGCAGTTCTACGAGCACGGCTACCAGGAGCTCGTGAACCGCGGCTTCAAGATCGACGTCGCGCCGATCGGCGATGTCCGGTGGGTCGAGATCGACAACCACGACGACCTCGCCCGGGGACGTGAGATCGCGTGCCAGTACTGACCCGGCTCATTCCCTCGCCGGTCGTCGTGGACATCCGCCCGGGTGCCCTCGACGACCTGGCGGGTGTCCTCGCCGACCAGCGCATCTCGCAGTCGGGCCGGCTCGCCGTCGCCGTCAGCGGCGGCTCCGGCGCCCGGCTGCGCGAGCGGCTGGCGCCCTCGCTGCCGGGTGCCACCTGGTACGAGGTCGGCGGCGGGACGCTCGACGACGCGATCCGGCTGGCCGGCGCCATGAAGGCCGACCACTACGACGCGGTGGTCGGCCTCGGCGGCGGCAAGATCATCGACTGCGCCAAGTTCGCCGCGGCGCGGGTCGGCCTGCCGCTGGTCGCGGTCCCGACGAACCTCGCGCACGACGGCCTGTGCTCGCCGGTCGCCACGCTCGACAACGACGCGGGCCGCGGCTCCTACGGCGTGCCCAACCCGATCGCCGTCGTCATCGACCTGGACGTCATCCGGGAGGCGCCGGCGCGCTTCGTGCGGGCCGGCATCGGCGACGCGATCTCCAACATCAACGCCATCGCGGACTGGGAGCTGTCCCAGCGGACCACCGGCGAGAAGGTCGACGGCCTGGCCGCCGCCATGGCCCGGCAGGCCGGCGAGGCCGTGCTCAGGCACCCCGGCGGCATCGGCGACAACGACTTCCTCCAGGTGCTCGCCGAGGCCCTCGTCCTCACCGGCATCGCGATGTCGATCTCCGGTGACTCACGGCCCGCCTCGGGCTCCTGCCACGAGATCAACCACGCCTTCGACCTGCTCTTCCCCAAGCGGGCCGCCAGCCACGGCGAGCAGTGCGGCCTCGGCGCGGCCTTCGCGATGTACCTGCGCGGCGCGCACGAGGACGCGGCCTTCATGGCCGAGGTGCTGCGCCGGCACGGGCTTCCGGTGCTGCCGGAGGAGATCGGCTTCAGCGTGGACGAGTTCGTCCGCGCCGTGGAGTACGCCCCGAAGACCAGGCCCGGCCGGTACACGATCCTCGAACACCTCGACCTCAAGCCGAACCAGATCAAGGACTCCTACGCCGACTATGTCAAGGCCATCGGTAGCTGAACTCCGGCCGGTCGTCCACCCCGCGGGGGTCAAGGACCGGCGCAGCGGTGAGCACTGGGGTGGACGCCTCTACATGCGTGAGGTGTCCCTGCGCGTCGACCGCTACCTGGTGAACACCAAGGTCACGCCCAACCAGCTCACGTACCTGATGACCGTGTGCGGTGTGCTCGCGGCCCCGGCCCTGCTGGTGCCCGGGATTCCGGGCGCCGTCCTCGGGGTGGTCGCCACCCAGCTGTACCTGCTGCTGGACTGCGTCGACGGCGAGATCGCGCGCTGGCGGAAGCAGTACTCGCTGAGCGGGGTCTACCTGGACCGGGTGGGCGCCTACCTCACCGACGCGGCCGTGCTGGTCGGGCTGGGCCTGCGCGCCGCCGACCTGTGGGGCGGCGGCCGCATCGACTGGCTGTGGGCCTTCCTCGGCACCCTCGCCGCGCTCGGCGCGATCCTGATCAAGGCCGAGACGGACCTGGTCGGCGTCGCCCGGCACCAGACCGGCAAGCCGCCGGTCCAGGAGTCGGCCGCGGAGCCGCGGTCCTCGGGCATGGCGCTGGCCCGCCGGGCCGCCGCGGCCCTGAAGTTCCACCGGCTGATCCTCGGGATCGAGGCGTCGCTGCTGATCCTGCTCCTCGCGGTCGCGGACCAGATCCACGGCGACCTGTTCTTCACCCGGCTCGGCACCGCCGTCCTCGCTGGCATCGCCATGCTGCAGACCCTGCTGCACCTGGTGTCCATCCTCGCCTCCAGCAGGCTGAGGTGAGCGGCATGCGGGTCGGCGCGGTCATCATCACCATGGGCAACCGGCCCGAGGAGCTGCGTGCCCTCCTCGACTCCGTCGCCAAGCAGGACGGCGACCCGGTCGAGGTGGTCGTGGTCGGCAACGGCTCTCCCGTCCCGGACGTCCCCGAGGGCGTGCGGACCGTCGAGCTGCCCGAGAACCTGGGCATCCCCGGCGGCCGCAACGTCGGCATAGCGGCCTTCGGGCCCAGCGGGCGCGACGTCGACATAGTGCTGTTCCTCGACGACGACGGCCTGCTCGCCCGCCACGACACCGCCGAGCTGTGCCGGCAGGCGTTCGAGGCCGACCCCGAGCTCGGCATCATCAGCTTCCGCATCGCCGACCCCGAGACCGGCGAGACCCAGCGCCGCCACGTGCCCCGGCTGCGCGCCTCCGACCCGATGCGCTCCTCCCGGGTCACCACCTTCCTCGGCGGCGCCAACGCCGTCCGCACCCGCGTCTTCGCCGACGCCGGTGTCCTGCCGGACGAGTTCTTCTACGCCCACGAGGAGACCGACCTCGCGTGGCGGGCGCTCGACGCGGGCTGGATGATCGACTACCGGGCCGACATGGTGCTGTACCACCCGACGACCGCGCCCTCGCGGCACGCGGTGTACCACCGCATGGTCGCCCGCAACCGGGTCTGGCTGGCCCGCCGCAACCTCCCCGCCGCACTGGTCCCCGTCTACCTCGGGGTCTGGCTGCTGCTCACCCTGCTGCGCCGCCCCTCCGGACCGGCCCTGAAGGCCTGGCTCGGCGGCTTCCGCGAGGGCTGGACCAGCCCGTGCGGCCCCCGCCGTCCCATGCGGTGGCGTACGGTGTGGCGGCTGACCCGACTGGGCCGGCCCCCGATCATCTGACAAGCTCGATGTGCGGGGCGGCGCACCTCCGCGCCCCCCGGGGGGCGGATCCGCCGCACGCGGACGGGGCACCCGTACCCGCGAGCACGCACACTCGAACACGACGCACACGACCCATTCGAACTCGACGCTCTAGAAGACGAAAGCTTCCACCTGTGAGTGAGACAACGCACGACGGCGGTGTCGCGGTGACCGCGGCCCCGTCGCCCGACGAGGGACTGACGGCGGCGCAGCTCGCCGACAAGTACGGGCTCGCCGTGAGCGGTGCCCGGCCCACCCTCGTCGAGTACGTCCGTCAGCTGTGGGGGCGGCGCCACTTCATCCTCGCCTTCTCCCAGGCGAAGCTGACCGCGCAGTACAGCCAGGCCAAGCTCGGCCAGCTGTGGCAGGTGGCGACCCCGCTGCTGAACGCGGCGGTCTACTACTTCATCTTCGGCGTCATCCTGCACGCCAGCCGCGGCATGTCCAAGGACGTGTACATCCCGTTCCTGGTCACCGGCGTGTTCGTGTTCACGTTCACGCAGAGCTCGGTCATGTCGGGCGTCCGGGCGATCGCCGGCAACCTGGGCCTGGTGCGCGCCCTGCACTTCCCGCGCGCCTCGCTGCCCGTCTCCTTCTCGCTGCAGCAGCTCCAGCAGCTGCTCTTCTCGATGATCGTGATGTTCATCGTGGCGATCGGCTTCGGCAGCTACCCGGGCCTGTCCTGGCTGCTGATCGTGCCGGTGCTGTGCCTGCAGTTCCTGTTCAACACCGGGCTGGCGCTGATCGTGGCCCGCATGGGCGCCAAGACGCCCGACCTCGCCCAGCTCATGCCGTTCGTGCTGCGCACCTGGATGTACGCCTCGGGCGTCATGTTCTCCATCAGCAAGATGATGGAGGGCCGTCCGGAGTGGGTGGTCCGCCTGCTCCAGGTCAACCCGGCGGCGGTCTACATGGACCTGATGCGGTTCGCGCTGATCGACGGGTACGGCGCCGGCAACCTGCCGCCGCACGTGTGGGGCATCGCCCTGTTCTGGGCCGTGGCCGTCTTCGCCGGCGGCTTCGTGTACTTCTGGAAGGCGGAGGAGAGGTACGGCCGTGGCTGAGCGCAACACCGGGGACCCGCGCCCCACCGTCATCGCGGACGAGCTGCACATCGTCTACCGCGTCAACGGCGCCAAGACCGGCAAGGGCAGCGCCACCGCGGCGCTCAGCCGCATCCTGAAGCGCGGCGAGGAGCGGGGCGTGCGCAAGGTGCACGCCGTGCGCGGGGTGTCCTTCGTCGCCTACCGCGGCGAGGCCATCGGCCTGATCGGCTCCAACGGCTCGGGCAAGTCCACCCTGCTGCGGGCCATCGCCGGGCTGCTGCCCGCCGAGAAGGGCAAGGTCTACACCGACGGCCAGCCCTCGCTGCTCGGTGTCAACGCGGCCCTGATGAACGACCTGACCGGCGAGCGCAACGTCATCCTCGGCGGCCTCGCCATGGGCATGTCCCGGGAGCAGGTCAAGGAGCGGTATCAGGACATCGTCGACTTCTCCGGGATCAACGAGAAGGGCGACTTCATCACCCTGCCGATGCGGACCTACTCCTCCGGCATGGCGGCCCGGCTGCGGTTCTCCATCGCGGCCGCCAAGGACCACGACGTCCTCATGATCGACGAGGCGCTGGCCACCGGCGACCGCAAGTTCCAGAAGCGTTCCGAGGAACGCATCCGGGAACTGCGCAAGGAGGCCGGCACGGTATTTCTGGTCAGCCACAACAACAAGTCCATCCGGGACACCTGCAACCGGGTCCTGTGGCTGGAGCGCGGTGAGCTGCGCATGGACGGCCCGACGGACGAGGTCCTGAAGGAATACGAGAAGTTCACGGGTAAGTAGCCCGATTTCGGCCAGGGCCCCGCCGGCAACCGTCCGGCGGGGCCCTGCGTCTGCAAAGGAAGCGTCAACTCCTTTGAGGCTTAGGAATCTTGACGTCAATCGGTGTGTTGTTGTGATGTGCAGGACACCCCGACGGACCAGGCCGCGTTGTACAACGTAAGCTGTACCGGTGCCGGAAAGCGGCAACTGGGGCGATAATGCGCGGCATCCTACGCCGGGCCGTCCCGCGGACGGCCGGATGGCGTGTCCGAAATAGTGTGTATTGGGTCGGCAGTGTAGAACGGGAGATGTGACGGCAATGGCTACGGAAACTCCCCAGCTCGGCGGAGCGTGTGCCGTCCCCGCCCCGGGCAGCGCGCGGTGACGGGAAGCGACACGGCGCACGCTCTGGAACGCGCCACCCTGGACAAGGCCGCGAGCGAGAACTTCCCCGTGGCCCCCTTCTTCCTGCCCCGGGACTGGCGCGACGACCTCATGGCCGTCTACGGCTTCGCCCGCCTCGTGGACGACATCGGCGACGGCGACCTCGCCCCCGGCGGCGCCGACGCGCGCGTGCTCGGCGTTTCGGCCACGGACGCCGAGGACCGCCTGGTCCTGCTCGACGCCTTCGAGAAGGACCTGCGGCGGGTCTTCGACGGCAGCCCGCGCCACCCCCTGCTGCGCCGCCTGCAGCCCACGGTCCGCCGGCGCGGGCTCACCCCCGAGCCCTTCCTCGGCCTGATCGCCGCCAACCGCCAGGACCAGCTCGTCGCCCGTTACGAGACCTACGACGACCTGCTCGCCTACTGCGAACTGTCGGCCAACCCGGTCGGCCGTCTCGTCCTCGCCGTCACCGGCACCTCGACCCCCGAACGGGTCCGGCTGTCCGACGCGATCTGCACGGCGCTGCAGATCGTGGAGCACCTCCAGGACGTCGCCGAGGACCTCGGCCGCGACCGGATCTACCTGCCCGCGGCGGACATGAAGCGCTTTCACGTGCAGGAAACGGATCTCTCCCGGAAAACCGCGGGCGCATCGGTGCGCGCCCTGGTTGCATACGAGGCGCAACGCGCCCGCGATCTGCTGAATGAAGGCGCCCCCCTGATGGGTAGCGTCCACGGCAGGTTGAAGCTGCTGCTCGCGGGGTTCGTGGCGGGGGGAAGGGCGGCGATCAGGGCGATCGCCGCCGCCGAATACGACGTACTTCCCGGCCCGCCCAAGCCCGGCAAGGTCCAGTTGCTGCGCGAGGTGGGCGTGACCCTGCGAGGAGAGAGGTGATCCGGACCGTGGAGTCTGAGCACGTCTCGGCACCGGTACTCGCCGCCTACAGCTACTGCGAGGCCGTCACCGGACAGCAGGCCCGCAACTTCGCCTACGGCATCCGGTTGCTCCCGACGCCCAAGCGCCGCGCCATGTCGGCGCTGTACGCGCTTTCCCGGCGCGTCGACGACATCGGCGACGGCGAGCTGCCGGGCGAGGCCAAGGTGGCCCGGCTCGAGGACACCAGGGCGCTGCTCGCCCGGGTCCGCGAGGGCGCCGTCGAGGAGGACGACACCGACCCGGTGGCCGTCGCCCTCGCGCATGCCGCCCGCGCCTTCCCGATCCCGCTCGGCGGCCTGGACGAGCTGATCGACGGCGTCCAGATGGACGTGCGCGGGGAGACCTACGAGACCTGGGACGACCTCAAGGTCTACTGCCGCTGCGTGGCCGGCGCCATCGGGCGGCTCTCGCTCGGCGTGTTCGGCACCGAACCGGGGGCGCGCGGCGCCGAGCGCGCACCGGAGTACGCCGACACGCTCGGGCTCGCGCTGCAGCTCACCAACATCCTCCGGGACGTCCGCGAGGACGCCCTGGGCGGCCGCACCTACCTGCCCGCCGACGACCTGGCCAAGTTCGGCTGCTCGGCCGGGTTCGGCGGGCCGACGCCTCCCGAGGGATCCGACTTCGCGGGCCTCGTGCACTTCGAGGTGCGACGGGCCCGCGCCCTCTTCGCCGAGGGCTACCGCCTGCTGCCCATGCTCGACCGGCGCAGCGGCGCCTGCGTGGCCGCCATGGCCGGCATCTACCGCCGGCTCCTCGACCGCATCGAGCGCGACCCGGAGGCCGTGCTGCGCGGCCGGGTCTCCCTGCCCGGCCGGGAGAAGGCCTACGTCGCCGTACGCGGACTGTCCGGACTCGACACCCGGCACGTGTCCCGGCACGTGTCCCGGCGCACCGTCAGGAGGCGCGCCTGATGGGTTCTGCGGGGCTGGCGCGCACCGGGGCGCCGGCCGGATCCGGCGACCGGACGCGGCGGGCAACCCTCCGCCGCGGCGTGGCGTCCCTGACTGCGACGGCCGACCGTGCACCGTTCATCCAGCACGCCCGGCACGCACGGAAGGACGCAGGATGAGCGAGGGCTCACGCCACACGGAGGCGCAGGCCGGCACCCCGGCACCCGGAGGGCGCCGTGCCGTCGTCGTCGGCGGCGGTCTCGCCGGGATCACCGCGGCGCTCGCGCTCGCCGACGCGGGCATCGGGGTCACCCTGCTCGAAGGCCGGCCCCGGCTGGGCGGCCTCGCCTTCTCCTTCCGCCGAGGCGAGCTGACCGTCGACAACGGCCAGCACGTCTACCTGCGCTGCTGCACCGCCTACCGCTGGTTCCTCGACCGGATCGAGGGCGCGGCGCTGGCACCGCTGCAGAACCGCCTGGACGTACCCGTCGTCGACGTCGCCAAGCCCGAGGGCCGGCGGCTCGGCCGGCTGCGGCGCGACCCGCTGCCGGTCCCGCTCCACCTGGGGCGCAGCCTGGCCGCCTATCCGCACCTCTCGCTCGCCGAGCGTGCCGCCGTCGGGCGGGCCGCGCTCGCGCTCAAGGCGCTC
Above is a genomic segment from Streptomyces collinus Tu 365 containing:
- the hpnC gene encoding squalene synthase HpnC, with product MTGSDTAHALERATLDKAASENFPVAPFFLPRDWRDDLMAVYGFARLVDDIGDGDLAPGGADARVLGVSATDAEDRLVLLDAFEKDLRRVFDGSPRHPLLRRLQPTVRRRGLTPEPFLGLIAANRQDQLVARYETYDDLLAYCELSANPVGRLVLAVTGTSTPERVRLSDAICTALQIVEHLQDVAEDLGRDRIYLPAADMKRFHVQETDLSRKTAGASVRALVAYEAQRARDLLNEGAPLMGSVHGRLKLLLAGFVAGGRAAIRAIAAAEYDVLPGPPKPGKVQLLREVGVTLRGER
- the hpnD gene encoding presqualene diphosphate synthase HpnD, with amino-acid sequence MIRTVESEHVSAPVLAAYSYCEAVTGQQARNFAYGIRLLPTPKRRAMSALYALSRRVDDIGDGELPGEAKVARLEDTRALLARVREGAVEEDDTDPVAVALAHAARAFPIPLGGLDELIDGVQMDVRGETYETWDDLKVYCRCVAGAIGRLSLGVFGTEPGARGAERAPEYADTLGLALQLTNILRDVREDALGGRTYLPADDLAKFGCSAGFGGPTPPEGSDFAGLVHFEVRRARALFAEGYRLLPMLDRRSGACVAAMAGIYRRLLDRIERDPEAVLRGRVSLPGREKAYVAVRGLSGLDTRHVSRHVSRRTVRRRA
- a CDS encoding DUF6380 family protein — protein: MGSAGLARTGAPAGSGDRTRRATLRRGVASLTATADRAPFIQHARHARKDAG